Proteins from one Nicotiana tabacum cultivar K326 chromosome 23, ASM71507v2, whole genome shotgun sequence genomic window:
- the LOC107822850 gene encoding uncharacterized protein LOC107822850, with translation MRDRQNWKDGKWIFIRKGCDKAGTQRSNKISAQDYSQKTKSQPLQLDAHTKGLGETDGLATEGKNRGQESCLISSRSLKRMSPYCTSGVDSLYENAQKLQAIETDNRRQRAALVTLQEKVDAVAYPRGTLGEKYVHTSINIRSNGFNELEREDLGGVIGFFPRRSLEPSDSDSDACSVDSCSVTSERPNELLGHLPRVSRRVSGGLCSDAESVCGSGPSGYKEKSHNNPPEEELATSVHRLELHAYHCTLVALYAYGPLTWEKEALLTDLRITLHISNDEHLMELKNLISSKGSYYIK, from the exons ATGAGAGATCGACAAAATTGGAAAGATGGCAAATGGATTTTTATAAGAAAG GGTTGTGATAAAGCTGGGACCCAGAGATCTAACAAAATTTCAGCTCAAGATTATAGTCAGAAGACTAAGTCGCAGCCGCTGCAACTTGATGCACATACTAAAGGTCTTGGAGAAACTGATGGTTTAGCCACTGAAGGAAAAAATAGAGGACAAGAGTCTTGTTTAATCTCATCAAGATCCCTAAAGAGAATGTCTCCTTATTGCACATCTGGTGTTGATTCACTTTATGAGAATGCTCAGAAACTTCAAGCAATCGAGACAGATAATCGCAGGCAACGAGCAGCTCTGGTGACCTTACAGGAAAAGGTAGATGCTGTTGCTTACCCAAGAGGAACTCTGGGTGAAAAATACGTGCATACTTCCATTAACATTAGATCAAATGGATTTAATGAATTGGAGAGAGAAGATTTAGGTGGTGTCATTGGCTTTTTCCCTAGGAGAAGTTTGGAACCTAGCGATTCCGATAGCGATGCCTGCTCTGTTGATAGTTGTAGTGTCACTAGTGAGAGACCAAACGAATTATTAGGTCATCTTCCACGAGTTTCACGTCGAGTTTCAGGTGGCCTTTGTAGTGATGCGGAGTCAGTTTGTGGTTCAGGTCCTTCAGGATATAAGGAGAAAAGTCACAATAATCCTCCAGAAGAGGAATTGGCAACAAGTGTTCATAGATTAGAGTTGCATGCTTATCACTGCACCCTGGTGGCATTATATGCTTATGGACCATTAACTTGGGAAAAAGAAGCATTATTAACTGATCTTCGTATAACACTGCATATTTCAAATGATGAACATTTGATGGAGCTAAAGAACCTAATTTCTTCTAAAGGTTCATATTATATCAAATAG
- the LOC107787005 gene encoding GTP-binding nuclear protein Ran-A1-like yields the protein MALPNQQTVDYPSFKLVIVGDGGTGKTTFVKRHLTGEFEKKYEPTIGVEVHPLDFFTNCGKIRFYCWDTAGQEKFGGLRDGYYIHGQCAIIMFDVTARLTYKNVPTWHRDLCRVCENIPIVLCGNKVDVKNRQVKAKQVTFHRKKNLQYYEISAKSNYNFEKPFLYLARKLAGDPNLHFVESPALAPPEVQIDLAAQQQHEAELAAAASQPLPDDDDETFD from the exons ATG GCTCTTCCAAATCAGCAAACCGTGGATTATCCCAGTTTTAAACTTGTTATTGTTGGCGATGGTGGAACTG GAAAAACTACATTTGTGAAGAGGCATCTTACTGGTGAATTCGAAAAGAAATATGAAC CCACCATTGGAGTGGAGGTGCACCCATTGGATTTCTTCACAAACTGTGGGAAGATTAGGTTTTACTGCTGGGATACAGCTGGTCAGGAGAAATTTGGTGGCCTTAGGGATGGATACTA CATTCACGGTCAATGTGCTATCATCATGTTTGATGTGACAGCCCGATTGACATACAAGAATGTCCCCACATGGCATAGGGATCTTTGCCG TGTCTGTGAAAATATTCCGATTGTTCTTTGCGGGAACAAGGTTGATGTGAAGAACCGTCAAGTTAAGGCTAAGCAGGTTACTTTCCACCGGAAGAAGAATCTGCAATACTATGAGATATCGGCAAAGAGTAACTACAACTTTGAGAAGCCTTTTCTTTACCTTGCCAGGAAACTTGCTGG GGATCCTAACTTGCACTTTGTGGAGTCTCCTGCCCTTGCTCCTCCTGAAGTACAAATCGACTTGGCTGCACAGCAACA GCATGAGGCTGAGCTTGCAGCTGCTGCCAGTCAACCCCTCCCAGATGACGATGATGAGACCTTTGATTAA